In one Mastacembelus armatus chromosome 19, fMasArm1.2, whole genome shotgun sequence genomic region, the following are encoded:
- the LOC113135745 gene encoding transforming growth factor beta-1-induced transcript 1 protein isoform X1, translating into MEDLGVPEPPNYPLNPRIVVFDALLADLENTGSPLARCPVLLTSEPPQNADPATQDPAQARPPPPAYTPQQTVSAAMKSSQTTNPDKLYSTVCKPRSPRTADPPPAFSSSSLLGGGLSELDHLLQELNATQFNITDEILAQFPSKKDERDKTKDKATTSSSSSAKPSATSATLELDKLMASLSDFRVQSTPAAAVTPVATAPQQSATPPQPTSGGSLDSMLGLLQSDLSRQGVQTSSKGNCSACQKPVVGQVVTALGKVWHPEHFVCTECEAELGSRNFFEKDGRPYCESDYFTLFSPHCAQCSKPILNKMVTALDKNWHPECFCCVKCSRAFGEEGFHDREGQQYCQQCFLTLFASRCQGCSQPILENYISALNSLWHPQCFVCRECYTPFVNGSFFEHEGKPLCEAHYHQSRGSVCQACQQPILGRCVTAMGAKFHPHHLVCHFCLKPLSKGCFKEQENKPYCHPCFIKLFG; encoded by the exons ATGGAAGATTTGG GAGTGCCTGAGCCACCTAACTACCCTCTCAATCCTCGTATTGTTGTGTTTG ATGCCCTCCTTGCTGATCTGGAGAACACAGGCTCTCCTCTTGCTCGGTGTCCCGTCCTGCTCACCTCTGAGCCCCCACAAAATGCTGACCCCGCCACCCAGGACCCAGCCCAAGCCCGTCCGCCACCGCCCGCCTACACCCCACAGCAG ACTGTTTCTGCTGCTATGAAGTCTTCCCAGACCACCAACCCAGACAAATTATAcag CACAGTGTGTAAACCGCGCTCTCCTCGCACAGCAGATCCTCCTCctgccttctcctcctcctcgctgtTGGGAGGAGGTCTGAGTGAACTGGACCATCTGTTACAGGAGCTCAATGCCACCCAGTTCAACATCACAG ATGAGATCCTGGCCCAGTTCCCTTCTAAGAAAGACGAGAGGGACAAGACTAAGGACAAGGCCACAACCTCCTCCTCCAG CTCTGCAAAGCCTTCAGCAACATCAGCCACTCTGGAACTGGACAAACTGATGGCTTCCCTGTCAGACTTCAGAGTCCAGAGCACA ccAGCTGCAGCTGTCACTCCAGTAGCGACAGCACCGCAGCAGTCCGCCACCCCCCCCCAGCCCACATCTGGCGGCTCATTGGACAGCATGCTGGGACTCCTCCAATCAGATCTGAGCCGACAAGGAGTTCAGACATCCTCTAAGGGAAACTGTTCAGCCTGTCAGAAACCAGTAGTAGGACAG GTGGTGACTGCTCTGGGGAAGGTGTGGCACCCAGAGCACTTTGTGTGCACCGAGTGTGAGGCAGAGTTAGGGAGTCGCAACTTCTTTGAGAAGGATGGACGGCCGTACTGCGAGTCAGACTACTTTACCCTCTTCTCCCCGCACTGTGCACAATGCAGCAAGCCCATACTGAAT AAAATGGTCACGGCTCTGGACAAGAACTGGCACCCAGagtgtttttgctgtgttaAGTGCAGCCGGGCGTTTGGGGAGGAAG GTTTCCATGACCGTGAGGGCCAGCAGTACTGCCAGCAGTGCTTCTTGACTCTGTTCGCTTCTCGCTGTCAAGGCTGCAGCCAGCCTATTCTGGAAAACTACATCTCAGCTCTCAACTCTCTCTGGCACCCTCAGTGCTTCGTATGTAGG GAGTGCTACACCCCCTTTGTTAATGGCAGCTTCTTCGAACACGAGGGCAAGCCGCTGTGTGAGGCCCACTACCACCAGTCCCGTGGGAGCGTGTGTCAGGCCTGCCAGCAGCCGATCCTGGGGCGCTGCGTCACCGCCATGGGGGCCAAATTCCACCCCCACCATCTCGTGTGTCACTTCTGCCTGAAGCCCCTGAGCAAAGGCTGCTTCAAGGAGCAGGAGAACAAGCCTTACTGCCACCCCTGCTTCATCAAACTCTTTGGTTGA
- the LOC113135745 gene encoding transforming growth factor beta-1-induced transcript 1 protein isoform X2 — MEDLDALLADLENTGSPLARCPVLLTSEPPQNADPATQDPAQARPPPPAYTPQQTVSAAMKSSQTTNPDKLYSTVCKPRSPRTADPPPAFSSSSLLGGGLSELDHLLQELNATQFNITDEILAQFPSKKDERDKTKDKATTSSSSSAKPSATSATLELDKLMASLSDFRVQSTPAAAVTPVATAPQQSATPPQPTSGGSLDSMLGLLQSDLSRQGVQTSSKGNCSACQKPVVGQVVTALGKVWHPEHFVCTECEAELGSRNFFEKDGRPYCESDYFTLFSPHCAQCSKPILNKMVTALDKNWHPECFCCVKCSRAFGEEGFHDREGQQYCQQCFLTLFASRCQGCSQPILENYISALNSLWHPQCFVCRECYTPFVNGSFFEHEGKPLCEAHYHQSRGSVCQACQQPILGRCVTAMGAKFHPHHLVCHFCLKPLSKGCFKEQENKPYCHPCFIKLFG; from the exons ATGGAAGATTTGG ATGCCCTCCTTGCTGATCTGGAGAACACAGGCTCTCCTCTTGCTCGGTGTCCCGTCCTGCTCACCTCTGAGCCCCCACAAAATGCTGACCCCGCCACCCAGGACCCAGCCCAAGCCCGTCCGCCACCGCCCGCCTACACCCCACAGCAG ACTGTTTCTGCTGCTATGAAGTCTTCCCAGACCACCAACCCAGACAAATTATAcag CACAGTGTGTAAACCGCGCTCTCCTCGCACAGCAGATCCTCCTCctgccttctcctcctcctcgctgtTGGGAGGAGGTCTGAGTGAACTGGACCATCTGTTACAGGAGCTCAATGCCACCCAGTTCAACATCACAG ATGAGATCCTGGCCCAGTTCCCTTCTAAGAAAGACGAGAGGGACAAGACTAAGGACAAGGCCACAACCTCCTCCTCCAG CTCTGCAAAGCCTTCAGCAACATCAGCCACTCTGGAACTGGACAAACTGATGGCTTCCCTGTCAGACTTCAGAGTCCAGAGCACA ccAGCTGCAGCTGTCACTCCAGTAGCGACAGCACCGCAGCAGTCCGCCACCCCCCCCCAGCCCACATCTGGCGGCTCATTGGACAGCATGCTGGGACTCCTCCAATCAGATCTGAGCCGACAAGGAGTTCAGACATCCTCTAAGGGAAACTGTTCAGCCTGTCAGAAACCAGTAGTAGGACAG GTGGTGACTGCTCTGGGGAAGGTGTGGCACCCAGAGCACTTTGTGTGCACCGAGTGTGAGGCAGAGTTAGGGAGTCGCAACTTCTTTGAGAAGGATGGACGGCCGTACTGCGAGTCAGACTACTTTACCCTCTTCTCCCCGCACTGTGCACAATGCAGCAAGCCCATACTGAAT AAAATGGTCACGGCTCTGGACAAGAACTGGCACCCAGagtgtttttgctgtgttaAGTGCAGCCGGGCGTTTGGGGAGGAAG GTTTCCATGACCGTGAGGGCCAGCAGTACTGCCAGCAGTGCTTCTTGACTCTGTTCGCTTCTCGCTGTCAAGGCTGCAGCCAGCCTATTCTGGAAAACTACATCTCAGCTCTCAACTCTCTCTGGCACCCTCAGTGCTTCGTATGTAGG GAGTGCTACACCCCCTTTGTTAATGGCAGCTTCTTCGAACACGAGGGCAAGCCGCTGTGTGAGGCCCACTACCACCAGTCCCGTGGGAGCGTGTGTCAGGCCTGCCAGCAGCCGATCCTGGGGCGCTGCGTCACCGCCATGGGGGCCAAATTCCACCCCCACCATCTCGTGTGTCACTTCTGCCTGAAGCCCCTGAGCAAAGGCTGCTTCAAGGAGCAGGAGAACAAGCCTTACTGCCACCCCTGCTTCATCAAACTCTTTGGTTGA
- the LOC113135758 gene encoding elongin-B isoform X2: MDVFLMIRRHKTTIFTDAKESTTVYELKRIVEGILKRPPEDQRLFKDDQLLEDSKTLGDCGFTNQTARPQAPATVDEMFEQLHIEAFSSPPELPDVMKPQDSGSTANEQAVQ, from the exons ATG GATGTGTTCTTAATGATCCGGCGTCACAAGACCACAATCTTCACAGATGCCAAGGAGTCTACCACTGTCTATGAGCTGAAGCGTATTGTTGAAGGAATTCTCAAAAGACCACCTGAAGACCAGCGCCTCTTCAAA GATGACCAGTTGTTAGAGGACAGCAAAACACTGGGTGACTGTGGATTCACCAACCAGACTGCCAGACCTCAAGCCCCAGCTACAGTTG ATGAAATGTTCGAGCAGCTGCACATCGAGGCCTTCTCCAGCCCTCCAGAACTACCCGATGTGATGAAGCCTCAGGACTCTGGTAGCACTGCCAATGAGCAGGCGGTGCAGTGA
- the LOC113135758 gene encoding elongin-B isoform X1, which yields MDVFLMIRRHKTTIFTDAKESTTVYELKRIVEGILKRPPEDQRLFKDDQLLEDSKTLGDCGFTNQTARPQAPATVGLAFRINDEMFEQLHIEAFSSPPELPDVMKPQDSGSTANEQAVQ from the exons ATG GATGTGTTCTTAATGATCCGGCGTCACAAGACCACAATCTTCACAGATGCCAAGGAGTCTACCACTGTCTATGAGCTGAAGCGTATTGTTGAAGGAATTCTCAAAAGACCACCTGAAGACCAGCGCCTCTTCAAA GATGACCAGTTGTTAGAGGACAGCAAAACACTGGGTGACTGTGGATTCACCAACCAGACTGCCAGACCTCAAGCCCCAGCTACAGTTGGTCTGGCCTTCCGAATAAATG ATGAAATGTTCGAGCAGCTGCACATCGAGGCCTTCTCCAGCCCTCCAGAACTACCCGATGTGATGAAGCCTCAGGACTCTGGTAGCACTGCCAATGAGCAGGCGGTGCAGTGA
- the pkmyt1 gene encoding membrane-associated tyrosine- and threonine-specific cdc2-inhibitory kinase, translating to MSVAVETTVTRAPLPVPIHFSHAEQSFSLKKRRVPFSSSSTSNSSYSSPAQLSRSLPPLPPSKGCIPLSRMFPQHPSPWTPLSCSLSKSPRPNSVYDPSKQESYFSQCFTNLGLLGRGSFGEVYKVQSNEDGRQYAVKRSAHRFRGSSERNRSLREARNHEQLCPHPHILKFVAAWEECGRLFIQTELCSTSLLLHAENQPPGPDESSAWAYLCDLLSALQHLHSHGFVHLDLKPANVLITDSGRLKLGDFGLLFEVNQKSIEPVEGKGKGKEDAQEGDPRYMAPELLRGEYGPAADVFSLGVSILELACNIEVPNGGEGWQQLRQGCLPSEFTRGLSTELQTVLGMMLAPEPSERPTVSELLALPSVRKHRWKRRIYLMFTETMLTLTSLCQLVVYFGCRLLSSLHLSFPRHQTKPVPCTPPRDSWDKDLTLPLSAMHADSGSPEEDAVFLLGPTDPELSPTFSHRVKSRLSVESTSTPLPASPQPNHRSPVHTPTHSKLGDWSSYNLAQTPSSIHSNGSYHTLTPSASPIHAGRHTDNMSSTQSQRNSSTKSSQRRGCNWVRTEEDLPRSSFEPKNLLSLFEETTIEGQP from the exons ATGTCCGTAGCAGTGGAAACCACTGTGACCAGGGCGCCTCTCCCTGTTCCGATCCACTTCTCCCATGCAGAGCAGTCCTTCTCCCTCAAGAAGCGGCGCGTCCCTTTTTCCTCATCGTCTACATCCAACTCATCCTACTCTTCTCCGGCCCAGCTCTCACGTTCCCTGCCCCCCTTACCACCATCAAAGGGATGTATTCCTCTGAGCAGGATGTTCCCCCAGCACCCATCCCCGTGGACCCCCCTGTCTTGTTCCCTTAGTAAGTCTCCCCGTCCAAATTCTGTATATGATCCCAGCAAACAGGAGTCCTATTTCAGTCAGTGCTTCACTAATTTGGGCTTGCTGGGAAGAGGATCCTTTGGGGAGGTCTACAAG gtgCAAAGCAATGAGGACGGGCGTCAGTATGCAGTGAAGCGGTCAGCTCATCGCTTTAGGGGTTCAAGTGAAAGGAACCGGAGTCTGAGGGAAGCCAGGAACCACGAGCAGCTGTGCCCTCACCCTCACATCCTGAAATTTGTGGCAGCCTGGGAAGAGTGTGGCCGACTGTTCATTCAGACAGAGTTGTGTAGCACCAGCTTGCTGCTCCATGCAGAGAACCAACCTCCAGGCCCAG ATGAGTCCTCAGCATGGGCCTACCTCTGTGACCTCCTCTCAGCACTGCAGCATTTGCACTCTCATGGTTTTGTTCATCTTGACCTCAAACCTGCCAATGTCCTCATCACAGACTCAGGCCGTCTCAAACTGGGGGACTTTGGGCTGCTTTTTGAGGTCAATCAAAAAAGTATAGAGCCTGTAGAGGGGAAAGGGAAAGGTAAAGAGGATGCTCAGGAGGGTGATCCCAGATACATGGCTCCTGAGCTGCTCCGTGGGGAGTATGGGCCTGCTGCAGATGTTTTCAG ctTGGGTGTCTCGATTCTGGAGCTTGCCTGTAATATTGAGGTTCCAAATGGTGGCGAGGGctggcagcagctcagacaAGGCTGCCTCCCCTCAGAGTTTACCCGAG GTCTGTCAACTGAGCTGCAGACAGTACTGGGGATGATGCTGGCCCCAGAACCCTCTGAGAGACCAACAGTGTCTGAGCTTCTTGCCTTACCTTCTGTTAGGAAACACAGGTGGAAAAGGCGCATCTATCTAATGTTCACTGAGACTATGTTGACTCTGACCTCTCTTTGCCAG TTGGTGGTGTACTTCGGCTGTAGACTCCTGTCATCCCTCCACTTATCCTTTCCACGTCATCAGACCAAGCCAGTTCCCTGCACTCCTCCGAGAGACAGTTGGGACAAGGATTTAACCCTGCCCCTCAGTGCCATGCATGCCGACTCAGGGAGCCCAGAGGAGGATGCAGTATTTTTGTTGGGTCCCACAGACCCAGAGCTTTCCCCCACCTTCTCACACAG AGTCAAATCTAGATTGTCTGTGGAAAGCACATCCACTCCTCTCCCGGCCTCACCGCAACCCAACCATCGAAGTCCTGTCCACACACCCACTCACTCCAAGCTGGGTGACTGGTCCTCCTATAACCTGGCTCAGACCCCCTCCAGCATCCACTCAAATGGTTCCTACCACACCCTTACCCCCAGTGCAAGCCCCATACACGCAGGGCGCCATACAGACAACATGAGCTCCACGCAGAGCCAACGTAATTCATCCACCAAGTCCTCACAGCGACGTGGATGCAACTGGGTCCGTACAGAGGAGGATTTACCCCGATCCAGCTTCGAACCAAAGAACCTGCTCAGTCTCTTTGAGGAAACAACTATAGAGGGACAGCCATGA
- the LOC113135749 gene encoding zinc finger protein 8-like, giving the protein MSKIERLSARVEKLLSKAVQEVLEVVKETVSEYQEKTARTQRENQSLKRRLQELQDKINLDRNGIVLQVSTASQQAEVDRKRKELQQGIELIPPDESTAVICPSDSFDDTDCEASITSVAKPCLSPEAITGPHLGSDNLYHSRPPKTETRNGLSSTVSNPLEPIITVKVNENESGLPFMSNKMKVEPNLDEDSLQNTDYFKDDAATSSTSLNRLNLEPPQSSLRVYNESGVFFSLSQSGTEEPVSQRCNNPDGAGAGKQCTTQSNAKGNTSGSAAFQRNVRKHYSCSLCGRTFRHAGDYKKHNRVHTGEKPYCCFVCGKRFSQSGYLTVHLRYHTGEKPFGCSHCGKSFSHSSNMKKHQQTHL; this is encoded by the exons ATGTCCAAAATTGAGCGCCTCAGTGCCCGAGTGGAGAAGCTGCTGTCTAAAGCGGTGCAGGAGGTTCTGGAGGTGGTAAAAGAGACAGTGTCAGAGTACCAGGAGAAAACTGCCCGAACCCAGAGAGAGAACCAGAGCCTGAAGAGGAGGCTGCAGGAGCTCCAGGATAAGATCAACTTGGACAGGAATG gaattgtgcTACAGGTTTCCACTGCCAGCCAGCAGGCTGAGGTGGACCGGAAACGGAAAGAACTGCAACAGGGCATTGAACTCATCCCCCCAGACGAGAGCACTGCAGTAATTTGTCCCTCTGATTCATTCGACGACACTGACTGTGAAGCATCCATCACATCAGTAGCCAAGCCCTGTCTCTCCCCTGAAGCTATAACTGGACCACATTTAGGTAGTGACAACTTATACCACTCAAGACCTCCTAAAACTGAGACCCGTAATGGACTGTCGTCAACAGTTTCAAATCCTCTAGAGCCCATTATTACAGTTAAAGTCAATGAAAATGAGTCTGGTTTACCATTTATGTCTAATAAGATGAAAGTAGAGCCTAATTTGGATGAAGATTCCCTGCAAAACACAGATTATTTTAAAGATGATGCTGCAACGAGCTCCACATCTTTAAACAGGCTAAACCTAGAACCTCCTCAGTCTAGTTTAAGAGTCTATAATGAGTCTGGGGTCTTTTTTAGTCTGAGCCAAAGTGGAACCGAAGAACCAGTTTCTCAAAGATGTAATAATCCAGATGGTGCTGGTGCAGGAAAACAATGTACCACTCAATCCAACGCTAAAGGAAACACTTCAGGCTCAGCAGCATTccagagaaatgtcagaaaacactaCAGCTGCTCGCTGTGTGGTCGCACCTTCAGGCATGCAGGCGACTACAAGAAACACAACAGGGTGCACACTGGGGAGAAGCCATATTGCTGCTTCGTGTGTGGGAAACGCTTCAGTCAGTCGGGCTATCTGACGGTACATCTGCGCTACCACACGGGAGAGAAGCCGTTTGGCTGCAGCCATTGTGGCAAAAGTTTTAGTCACTCAAGTAACATGAAGAAACACCAGCAAACACATCTGTGA
- the LOC113135743 gene encoding zinc finger protein 189-like produces the protein MQNVKCVAVGDTDVGKTHLLCTYAKKMFPKDYISGFYDTYNTQLSVDNHTVQLVLGDTSGQEDYDSVRPLCYNQVSVIIICFSIASPRSYENVKNKWLPEVKHHCPNVPILLVGTKTDLRDDQQILEKLKEQNQIPVTHQQGTTMAKQIKAVKYLECTAINQVGLDKVFDEAVHTFLSHSTTTKKPCVLLMSKLERLNARVSKLLTEAVQEVLEVVKETVSEYQEKTARTQRENESLKRRLQELQDKISRESTSVLPENRPLPEEKEGTDCHEQGGDLDQMYYPDVAVTEQKPIGSCKVHHDMKQESKDQERYNHSESQAECSLAQTSTEQCKAQPAEGTCIIKETKTVQTSHNESLSNSAVSSNDVCNSHSSTSLGVSLSVIKREPDPTDCTLEPPSLQEHYNGCVDLSCNSSRQNSADTLRQQVAAEPYGLVFIHSNHGIPRRHGFAKTHRASFDVRKISEHLRGDDSHLCVVCGKTFSRLGNLRIHQRCHTGEKPYGCIQCGRRFTQAGDLKKHKRVHTGEKPYYCNQCGKSFSRGENLKRHQKIHIGETLQLQQA, from the exons ATGCAAAACGTCAAGTGTGTTGCTGTTGGAGATACTGATGTAGGAAAGACCCACCTCCTCTGCACTTATGCCAAAAAGATGTTTCCTAAGGACTACATTTCAGGTTTCTATGACACATACAATACCCAGCTCAGTGTAGACAACCACACTGTCCAGCTGGTGCTTGGGGACACCTCTGGGCAGGAGGACTATGACAGTGTACGCCCACTCTGCTACAACCAAGTCAGTGTCATCATCATCTGCTTCTCCATTGCCAGCCCAAGATCCTACGAGAATGTCAAGAACAAGTGGCTTCCAGAGGTTAAGCACCATTGCCCTAATGTGCCTATTCTCCTTGTGGGAACTAAGACCGACCTTCGTGATGATCAGCAGATCCTGGAGAAGCTAAAGGAACAGAACCAGATCCCAGTCACCCACCAGCAGGGAACAACAATGGCAAAGCAAATAAAGGCTGTTAAATATCTGGAATGCACTGCAATCAACCAGGTGGGGTTGGATAAGGTGTTTGATGAGGCTGTGCACACCTTTCTCAGCCATTCAACCACCACCAAAAAACCTTGTGTACTTCT GATGTCTAAACTTGAACGTCTGAATGCTCGTGTATCCAAGCTACTGACTGAAGCTGTGCAGGAGGTTCTGGAGGTGGTGAAGGAGACCGTATCGGAGTACCAGGAGAAAACTGCCAGAACtcagagagagaatgagagtcTAAAGAGACGACTGCAGGAGCTCCAAGATAAGATATCAAGAGAAAGCACAT CAGTTCTACCTGAAAATCGTCCACTGcctgaagaaaaagaaggcaCAGACTGTCATGAGCAGGGTGGGGATCTTGATCAAATGTATTACCCGGATGTTGCTGTTACAGAGCAAAAGCCAATAGGCAGCTGCAAAGTTCACCATGACATGAAACAGGAATCCAAAGATCAGGAAAGGTACAATCATTCTGAATCACAAGCTGAGTGCAGCTTAGCACAAACATCAACAGAACAATGCAAAGCACAGCCTGCAGAGGGGACATGCATTATTAAGGAGACAAAGACTGTCCAAACATCACACAATGAAAGCCTGAGTAACAGTGCTGTGTCATCCAATGATGTGTGCAACTCTCACTCCAGCACCTCACTTGGAGTAAGCCTGTCTGTCATTAAGAGAGAGCCAGATCCAACAGACTGCACATTAGAACCACCATCTCTACAAGAACATTATAATGGCTGTGTGGATTTAAGCTGCAACTCTTCTCGTCAGAACTCTGCTGATACCCTCAGGCAACAAGTTGCTGCTGAACCTTATGGACTGGTCTTTATCCACTCAAACCACGGCATACCAAGAAGGCATGGGTTTGCAAAGACCCACAGGGCTTCCTTTGACGTGAGAAAGATCAGCGAGCATTTGAGGGGAGATGACTCGCACTTATGTGTTGTATGTGGAAAGACATTCAGCAGGCTCGGGAACTTAAGAATCCACCAGCGATGTCATACAGGAGAGAAGCCATATGGCTGCATACAGTGTGGGAGACGTTTCACTCAGGCAGGAGAcctgaaaaaacacaagagagtccacacaggagagaaaccgTACTACTGCAATCAGTGTGGGAAGAGCTTCAGTCGAGGGGAGAATCTTAAAAGGCACCAAAAGATCCACATTGGTGAAACTTTACAGTTACAACAAGCATGA
- the LOC113135088 gene encoding sesquipedalian-1-like produces the protein MKIDEKIITYFESCNSPVDKQGYLYKKGEIKTSYQKRWCVLKGNLLFYKDRPTDRDLIGVIVLEGCTVQLCESEEQYAFSLVWSEPGLRTYKFAAEDEASQESWIKALLSANHNYLEMLVMDLEKKYRDTLLALSCEQVNNLTPNFNMAVNQSAQMSTLPPTFPAPDVIPGTGLSFNPMLHAPTNSSKTASKRSPKLWPKRNTNVASIKTPDVPTEEWSAIFFSREEFCKLHEEFGKEVKELIADWSKQGGAAVQEENLIDFG, from the exons ATGAAGATTGATGAAAAGATTATCACCTATTTTGAATCCTGTAACTCACCTGTGGACAAACAGGGATACCTCTACAAGAAG GGTGAGATCAAGACCTCCTATCAGAAGCGCTGGTGTGTGCTGAAGGGGAACCTCCTCTTCTACAAGGACCGGCCAACTGACCGGGACCTGATAGGAGTGATTGTTCTGGAGGGTTGCACCGTCCAGCTGTGCGAGTCCGAGGAGCAGTACGCTTTCTCGCTGGTGTGGAGCGAGCCCGGACTGCGGACGTATAAGTTTGCTGCAGAGGACGAGGCCAGTCAGGAGAGCTGGATCAAAGCCCTGCTGTCAGCCAACCACAACTACCTGGAAATGCTAGTGATGGACCTGGAGAAGAAGTACAGAG ACACATTGCTTGCACTCTCCTGCGAACAGGTCAATAACTTGACGCCAAATTTCAACATGGCGGTCAATCAGAGTGCACAAATGTCAACGCTGCCTCCTACATTTCCAGCACCAGATGTGATACCAGGAACTGGTCTGAGCTTCAATCCAATGCTCCATGCTCCTACCAATTCATCCAAAACAGCTAGTAAAAGATCACCCAAACTCTGGCCCAAGAGGAATACAAATGTGGCGTCTATTAAAACTCCTGATGTACCCACCGAGGAGTGGTCAGCGATCTTCTTCAGCAGGGAGGAATTTTGTAAACTGCATGAAGAGtttggaaaagaagtgaaggaACTGATCGCTGATTGGTCAAAACAAGGTGGTGCAGCTGTCCAAGAGGAAAATTTAATAGACTTTGGATAA